The stretch of DNA CATATTCTTCCTTGTCCTCGTAACTTCTATTCCATTTTTCATATCCATCGGAATAGCAATTAACCAATTACATTCAGCAGCAGAAACTGTTGTTAAAAGTGATTTACCAGAGTTTGTAATTGAAAATGGGGAATTTACTGCTGATGTAGATGAGCCCCTCATTATGGACCAAGACGGTTTAGTTCTAATGCTTGATCCTAACTCTGAATTTTCACTTTCCGAAATTGAAGACTTCGGTGATGTTATTGCGTTACAACGTTATGAAGTAATTACGATCATTGATGGCACAACCGAAATATTTGATTTAGGTCAAACAGACGGATTCACTATTTCAAAATCCGACTTAGAATCACTTTTAGATACAGTTGGTTCGTTCATACCACTTATTATCTTTTTGTTTGCAGCTATCATGTATATTCTTTTTAGTCTAGGCAAATTTATTCAAGTTACCTTATTAGGTTTAGTTGGTCTTATTCTAAAAGGTAGCTTAAATAAACCATTTATAAAATATCGTCATACGTGGATCTTATCTGCATACGCAGTAACAATTCCTACAGTCTTATTCGCTCTACTAGAATCTATTGGGATTTATATCCCATACACGACCATTATTAGTTTCACTGCTGCTTTCTTTATTCTTTATTTAATTGTAAAAGAGTTAAAAGAAGATGTGAAAGAGGAGCAAGAAGAAGACATTACACAGTGGTAAATTTATAAAAAACATCAGTGAAAATTTTGCTGATGTTTTTTTGTCATATTTTCTCCCTATGAGCATATACATTAATATGCTTGTCCAAGGAGGAAGAATGATGATTCGATTATTTGTAGCACTTTTACTTGGTATTACATTTTTCAGCATATACTATGATTTAACAGAAGGGACTATCCCTACACCTAAAGAAGATAGTATACCTGCTTCAAATATAGTTCAATTACTGGAAGATACCGATTCAATTATAGAGGAAGATTACGTAATGATTGAAGTAATGCCGGGTGATACCGTTTTAACTATAGTGGAAAGAATAACTAATGGTCCTTTACCGGTAACCGTTCCACAATTAATTCACGATTTTGAACTACTAAATGATAATGTTACACCTGAACGAATTCAAATTGGAAAAACATATAAGTTTCCTGTCTATCCATAATTAGCATTGTTTAATACTTGTCAAAATGATGTATACGTTGATACAATATTTTGGTAGGCACAATGGAAAAATAATATTCAACCATTAAGTTGAGTAGTTAAGTCCTTCAAAAGGATTAACGTTAAAGGAGCGATTACTCGTGAAAGAATTAATACATCGTACGAAAACTCGCCCAGTTAAGGTTGGTAACTTAACAATTGGGGGAAGTAACGAATTATTTATACAAAGTATGGCCACTACAAAAACACATGATGTTGAAGCAACCGTTGCTGAAATTCTTCGTCTAGAAGAAGCAGGTTGCCAAGTTGTTCGAGTTGCAGTTCCTGACGAAAGAGCTGCAAATGCAATTCCAGAAATTAAAAAAAGAATAAACATACCGTTGGTCGCTGATATTCACTTTGATTATAAACTTGCTTTAAAAGCAATTGAAGGTGGAATTGATAAAATCCGAATAAACCCAGGTAATATTGGTCGCCGTGAAAAAGTTGAAGCGGTAGTAAATGCTGCTAAAGCAAAAGGAATTCCAATACGTATTGGTGTAAATGCTGGTTCATTAGAAAAAAGAATTCTTGAAAAATACGGTTATCCTACTGCTGATGGAATGGTGGAAAGTGCTCTACATCACATTAAAATCTTAGAGGACTTAGACTTCCACGATATTATCGTTTCCATGAAAGCTTCTGATGTAAACTTAGCAATTGAAGCTTATGAAAAAGCAGCACAAGCTTTTGATTATCCTCTACATTTAGGTATTACAGAATCAGGTACATTGTTTGCTGGGACTGTTAAAAGTGCAGCTGGCCTAGGTGCTATCCTTAGTAAAGGAATCGGTAACACATTAAGAATATCTTTAAGCGCGGATCCTGTAGAAGAAATAAAAGTGGCAAGAGAGCTATTAAAATCCTTTGGTCTTGCTTCCAATATGGCAACATTAATTTCTTGCCCGACGTGCGGACGTATTGAAATCGACTTAATTAGTATTGCAAATGAAGTCGAAGAATACATCTCAACGATAAAAGCTCCAATTAAAGTTGCTGTATTAGGTTGTGCAGTTAACGGACCTGGTGAAGCACGAGAAGCTGATATTGGAATTGCAGGGGCTCGTGGTGAAGGTCTACTATTCCGTAAAGGAGAAATTGTCCGTAAAGTACCAGAAGAGACAATGGTAGAGGAACTAAAAAAAGAAGTAGATAAAATTGCCGAAGAATATTATGCAAAACAAGAGGCAGAAAAAGCTAATGCTTAAAAATAGTTCAAACACATAAAGAAGAGATTGACGCAATTGTCAATCTCTTCTCTTTTTTTCCCATCATACTAAAAGAGTGGCAATATGAAGATACCTACAATAATGGAAATAGCACCAATACCGATTGCCCATGCCCCTAATCCTGTTGCTCCGCGCTTGCGGGCAATAAAGCCGATGATAATCCCAGCAGCACCTAGGATAATCGGTAAGATGAACAGTGATAGAATAGCTAATGCTAAACCTAAATAGCCAAGCCCTCTACCAGACATCCCCATTACATCTTCTCTTTCTTCTTCAAAAATTGATTCTCGTTCTCTTTCACGTTCTAATGAAACACTTGGAGGAACCGCAACTTCTGCGGCAGTTTCTTCCATATGTTCCCTTTCAACGTTTGCCCTCGAAATATGGGGCTCTTCATAAGCAAACCTATCTTCAGTTGGCTCATTTTTTTCAATCTTATCGTATTCGTTTGCCATGCTTATCCCTCGCTTTCGTAAGGTTAGAAGCATTTATTAGTATGGACCTATTTTTAAAAATCATTGATGTTAATGTTTTCTACTTATGTTAAAATGAGAAATTGTACAATATATTGTCAAGATTATATGGTATAGATAGCATTATAAAACGGGGGTTGTTCTTATGAGATATCGCTTAGGCATAGATATAGATGGTACATTAACTAGTCCTTCTTCATTTGTTCCATACATTAATGAATCATTTAAAATGAATATTACGTTAGAAGACATTAAGCAGTATGAATTAAGTCCCTTAATCGGGATTACAGACGAGCAGTTTTGGGCATGGATGGACGAGATGGAGCCAACTATTTATGAAAACGCACCTCTAGCTACTGGAGCAAAAGAAATTGTTACTCAATGGAAAAATAACTATGACTTATACTTTATTAGCGCTAGAAGAAACCATTTATTTGAAGTAACAAACAATTGGTTTAAAAAGCAAGCAATTGATTTTGATCATTTAGAACTTATCGGAACACATAATAAAATTGAAGCGATTAAGAAACATGAACTACATATTTTTCTTGAAGATAAACACGATAACGCTTGTGATATTAGCGAAGCGTGTAATATCCCTGTTCTCCTATTTGATACGCCATATAACCGTGATCCTATTCCAGAGCACGTTTATCGTGTACAAAACTGGCTCGAAGCAAATCAATTTATAAAAAGGTTGTTACACGACTAAAATATTTTTCGACTTTTTTTGCAACATTATGTTAATAAATAGTTTCCTTAACCGATATTATATATAAAATGAGCTGTACGAAAAGGCAAAATCGTTGAAAAGCGATGACGCAAAGCTAAGGGGCTAACGTTTTAAACTAACTACGCTCGCCAGCTACCGATACATCTTCTCCGTAGAGCTTAAAAACTGGGGGAACTTATTTTGCATAATGAAGAATCATGGCTAACACCTGCTCGAAAAGAAAAGTTACTAAATGCTACTTTAATTTTGATTGCTGTCGTTATCGGAGCAGGAATAACTTACTTAGTGAACAATTTCCTATAAAAATGACTGGAGTTAAAGAACTCCAGTCATTTTTCTTTATTATTATTCATTGCACGTTGTAATTGTTGCTTCATAATATTTACTAATTCTGTTGATGTTATATGCTCGGTATCACCAATAAATTTAGCATTATTTAATATTTTCAATAAGTCTTCACTGTCTAAAAGACGTGCTTCTTTCATCTGTAAACACCCTTGTTCTCATTTTATACAACATTCGTAATGGAAAGGTAAACTTTGAGGGCTTAAATTAATACTATATTATGTAATGAACGGAATTTGGTTATTACATAATAAAAAAACAAGCTAGTACCCCTACTAGCTTTGTTTACATAACGGACATTTTCCATATATTTCGAATTTGTGACCTGTCACATCATATTCTTTTAAGTTTTCTGTTAACACCGTCATTGGACAGGTTACAATTTCTTTCGTACCGCCACAATCTAGACATATAAAATGATGATGGTGGCTCGTAGTACTACATTTAAATCGGAAATTTTTTTCACCCGACAACTCTGTACTTTCTAAAATACCTAAGTCTACGAATAAGGCTAAATTTCGATATATCGTGTCAAAGCTTAATCCAGGATAATCATCTTTCATGGAGTCTAGAACATCTTTCGCCGTTAAATATCGGTTAGAAGTTGCAAATATTTCTAACATATCTTGCCGTTTGCCTGTAAATTTGTATCCTTGCTCTTTCATTATTTCTAATGCTTGTGAAACATTCATTACGTCCCTCTCCTCATTTTTTTCCATACTATTGTACTAATTAAGATAAGAACTGAAATAATTACAATGGTACCACCAGGTGCTAAATCAAAATAAAAAGAAGTTATAAGTCCGCCAATAACCGCGATTTCTCCGAATAGAATGGAGAGAAAAATAGTTTGTTTAAACCCTTTTGCAATCCGCATACTTGAGGCAACGGGTAGCGTCATTAAGGAAGAAACAAGTAAAATACCAACCACTCGCATCGATACGGCAATGACTAAAGCCACCATAACGATGAAAATCAAATGAAATATTTTCGAATTTACTCCCGATACACGAGCATGTTCTTCATCAAACGAGAGAACGAATAGTTCTTTATAAAACAGGAATATAGTAATTAAAATAGCAATTGCTATATAAAAAATAACCCAAAAATCAGTTCTAGAGACAGCACTAACACTACCGAACAAGTAGTTAAATAAATCTGTGTTAAAACCGTCAGCTAATGAAATAAAAATAGCACCTAAACCGATTCCAGCAGAAAGAATAATTGGTATCGCTAGTTCTTGGTAATGTTTATACACACTTCGAAGCTTTTCAATAAATAGTGCACCTGTAACCGAGAAAGCCATTCCGAAATATAATGGGCTCATACCTATAAAAAGTCCAAGCTTTTTCTCTACTAATAAACTTGCTGCAATACCCGCTAATGTTACGTGGCTAAGTGCATCAGCAATTAAGCTTAATCGCCTAACAACTACGAATACCCCTAACAGGGGAGCGAGTATCCCAATTAATACCCCTGTGTAAACAGCATTTCGTAAAAATTCAAATTGCATAAAAGCAGAAATCATTAGTGGTGACCTCCATCGTGATGGTGATGGTGATGGTCATGATTTAACAAATGAACTTCATGCCCGTAAAACTGTGAAAAATCTTTCGTTTTCAATTCGTCAAATTCACTCGCCTCTCCATGGAAATGTATATGTTTATTTAAGCAAGCAACATGAGTTACCTTATCTGTTACCGTTCCAACATCATGTGTTACTAAAATTAAAGTTATATTTAAATCTTTATTTAAATGTTCCAACATAGAATAAAATGTTTGTACGTTTTTTGCATCAACACCAACAGTAGGTTCGTCTAATATTAACAATTCTGGTTCACTAACGAGCGCTCTTGCAATAAAAATACGTTGTTGCTGACCGCCTGATAATTCTCCTATGTTTCTATCTTTAAACTCTTCCATTCCGACAGCTTTGATTGCATCCATTACTTTCTGCTTATGCTCTTTTTGGAAAAATCTCAATAACCCAACTTTCGAGACTAAGCCCGTTGAAACTATTTCAAAAACTGTTGCAGGGAAACCAGAGTTAAAACTATTCGCTTTTTGTGAAACGAAGCCAACCTTACTCCATTCTTTAAATTTACGTACATCTTTACCGAAAATCTCAATGTTTCCTTGTCTAGGTTTTAATATATTTAGGATGCATTTTAGCAATGTTGATTTTCCTGAACCATTCGGGCCAACAAGCGCTAAAAACGCTCCCTTTGGTATTTTTAAATTAATGTCCTCTAGTACCGGTTGGTGGTCATATATAAATGAAACGTTTTGTACTTCTAATATTGTTTCTTTGCTCACTTTTTCTCACACCTTATATAGATAAGAATCATTACGATTTCTAACAATAGTTTAGTATACATGACAGATCTGTTTATGTAAATAAATAAAGCGTGTGAAAATATAAATCATTCGAGTAAAAGAAAAAGAAGCCTCCTTTATATAGACTTCTTTCAGTACTTAATAGGGATACTTATTTCAAACGTTGTTCCGATTCCTACTTCACTAGTTACTTTCATATCCCCTTCATGGTCCTCTACTATCTTTTTACAGAGTGGTAGGCCTAATCCATTTCCTTTATCTTTCGTCGTAAAGAACGGCGTGCCTATCTTTTCCATGATCTCTTCTGGTATTCCTCTTCCATTATCACTTACAATAATTTTAATAAGATTATCTTCACTTTTACATTCTAGTTGAAACTCTTTATTTTTTTGTTCTGGTAAAAAAGCTTCAATCGCATTACGGAGTAAATTTAACATCACTTGTTTTAACATCGTCTCGTTTATAAAAATAGATCCTTCCACTTCCTCAATGGATGATATGAAATTTATATTATGTAGAGAACACTCTGACTGAAAAATATATTCTAATGAAGCTAACACCTCATGGGGCTTCATTAATTGTTTTTTAATTTTTTTTCGAGAAACTGAAAGAAAATCTTCCAAGAGAGAGTTCATACGATTTATCTCTCCCATAACGGTATCGTAATATTTATCCCAATTATTTGTCTTCCTTGAAAGTTGTAAAAATCCTTTAATTACAGATAGAGGATTTCTTAATTCATGGGCTATTCCTGCAGAAATTTGCGAGACAGACTCCATTTGTTGTTTATATATTAGTAGATTCTCGAATTTTTGTTGATAGGATCTGTCATGGATAACAATAAATACTTCCTGCTTTTCTTCATCAAAAAAACCTTGCATTTGGTACAACTGCTCATCTTCGTAACAGTATTTTTCTTGAAACTGCTTTGTTATTTTTACAGATTCATACGAATCTAACATCATTTGCTGAATAGTAGTATCCGTTTTTAAGTCGTAAAAACTATTATCCCAGTATTGCTTTCCTTTATCTCCAAGACCTAATATTTCTGCACACCGATCATTCATAAAAAGAATATGACCATTTTTCCCTAATATTAACATAGCATTGTCTAACGTATTTAATACAAAGTTTTCTAATTTCAGCTCTGATTCATAACGTAAACTTGAGAATAGATTCTTCCGTTCCATTTCATAACCAGTTATGTAAATTTTTTCACCAACACATTTTCCTCGATATTGAAAAGATTCATTTGTGGAACAGACAAACGTCTCTTCCACAACTTCCCCTTTGTTATGTATTATTTCAGATAGAAAAGTAAAAACCATTTCCTTTAAATCAAAAGGAAAAAGAGCATAAAAGGAATCTCCAGTTGATACATTATACTTTGTACTTAGGTCCTTCGCATGACTATTTATTTCTTCTATAACACCATTTAAAGTTAATACGAATTGAAATTCTTTAGAAAGCCCGCAAAAAACAGAATGCTTATCTATTTCCAATGACAAGGGGACTCCTCCTTGTATAGCCTTTTTTATGTATATTATATAATAATTTTCAAATTATTAACATAATAATCTCTTTCACACTTTTAGCCCTTTCTACATACGGTGTTAAAGGGAGGCGATTGTATGAATATCTATCAACAAATAATAAATAAAAAATTAAAT from Sutcliffiella cohnii encodes:
- a CDS encoding Fur family transcriptional regulator, giving the protein MNVSQALEIMKEQGYKFTGKRQDMLEIFATSNRYLTAKDVLDSMKDDYPGLSFDTIYRNLALFVDLGILESTELSGEKNFRFKCSTTSHHHHFICLDCGGTKEIVTCPMTVLTENLKEYDVTGHKFEIYGKCPLCKQS
- a CDS encoding DUF1189 domain-containing protein; translation: MNIFKQFIKSLYSPKEMANFYQQGIGKTILYIFFLVLVTSIPFFISIGIAINQLHSAAETVVKSDLPEFVIENGEFTADVDEPLIMDQDGLVLMLDPNSEFSLSEIEDFGDVIALQRYEVITIIDGTTEIFDLGQTDGFTISKSDLESLLDTVGSFIPLIIFLFAAIMYILFSLGKFIQVTLLGLVGLILKGSLNKPFIKYRHTWILSAYAVTIPTVLFALLESIGIYIPYTTIISFTAAFFILYLIVKELKEDVKEEQEEDITQW
- a CDS encoding metal ABC transporter ATP-binding protein, with product MSKETILEVQNVSFIYDHQPVLEDINLKIPKGAFLALVGPNGSGKSTLLKCILNILKPRQGNIEIFGKDVRKFKEWSKVGFVSQKANSFNSGFPATVFEIVSTGLVSKVGLLRFFQKEHKQKVMDAIKAVGMEEFKDRNIGELSGGQQQRIFIARALVSEPELLILDEPTVGVDAKNVQTFYSMLEHLNKDLNITLILVTHDVGTVTDKVTHVACLNKHIHFHGEASEFDELKTKDFSQFYGHEVHLLNHDHHHHHHDGGHH
- the ispG gene encoding flavodoxin-dependent (E)-4-hydroxy-3-methylbut-2-enyl-diphosphate synthase encodes the protein MKELIHRTKTRPVKVGNLTIGGSNELFIQSMATTKTHDVEATVAEILRLEEAGCQVVRVAVPDERAANAIPEIKKRINIPLVADIHFDYKLALKAIEGGIDKIRINPGNIGRREKVEAVVNAAKAKGIPIRIGVNAGSLEKRILEKYGYPTADGMVESALHHIKILEDLDFHDIIVSMKASDVNLAIEAYEKAAQAFDYPLHLGITESGTLFAGTVKSAAGLGAILSKGIGNTLRISLSADPVEEIKVARELLKSFGLASNMATLISCPTCGRIEIDLISIANEVEEYISTIKAPIKVAVLGCAVNGPGEAREADIGIAGARGEGLLFRKGEIVRKVPEETMVEELKKEVDKIAEEYYAKQEAEKANA
- a CDS encoding PAS domain-containing sensor histidine kinase, coding for MSLEIDKHSVFCGLSKEFQFVLTLNGVIEEINSHAKDLSTKYNVSTGDSFYALFPFDLKEMVFTFLSEIIHNKGEVVEETFVCSTNESFQYRGKCVGEKIYITGYEMERKNLFSSLRYESELKLENFVLNTLDNAMLILGKNGHILFMNDRCAEILGLGDKGKQYWDNSFYDLKTDTTIQQMMLDSYESVKITKQFQEKYCYEDEQLYQMQGFFDEEKQEVFIVIHDRSYQQKFENLLIYKQQMESVSQISAGIAHELRNPLSVIKGFLQLSRKTNNWDKYYDTVMGEINRMNSLLEDFLSVSRKKIKKQLMKPHEVLASLEYIFQSECSLHNINFISSIEEVEGSIFINETMLKQVMLNLLRNAIEAFLPEQKNKEFQLECKSEDNLIKIIVSDNGRGIPEEIMEKIGTPFFTTKDKGNGLGLPLCKKIVEDHEGDMKVTSEVGIGTTFEISIPIKY
- a CDS encoding 5' nucleotidase, NT5C type produces the protein MRYRLGIDIDGTLTSPSSFVPYINESFKMNITLEDIKQYELSPLIGITDEQFWAWMDEMEPTIYENAPLATGAKEIVTQWKNNYDLYFISARRNHLFEVTNNWFKKQAIDFDHLELIGTHNKIEAIKKHELHIFLEDKHDNACDISEACNIPVLLFDTPYNRDPIPEHVYRVQNWLEANQFIKRLLHD
- a CDS encoding metal ABC transporter permease, with amino-acid sequence MISAFMQFEFLRNAVYTGVLIGILAPLLGVFVVVRRLSLIADALSHVTLAGIAASLLVEKKLGLFIGMSPLYFGMAFSVTGALFIEKLRSVYKHYQELAIPIILSAGIGLGAIFISLADGFNTDLFNYLFGSVSAVSRTDFWVIFYIAIAILITIFLFYKELFVLSFDEEHARVSGVNSKIFHLIFIVMVALVIAVSMRVVGILLVSSLMTLPVASSMRIAKGFKQTIFLSILFGEIAVIGGLITSFYFDLAPGGTIVIISVLILISTIVWKKMRRGT